Proteins from a genomic interval of Polaribacter sejongensis:
- a CDS encoding SwmB domain-containing protein produces MKKIGIVLMLILSAFGCSENEYDAPYGDFSSFTWIATQNTTTGDYVVALNQFIGLYDVSTNAVSHSWSIPEGTSSLSKEFSSDNSIYSDFIEATGPTSLDDQQINVLFNTPGIKEIALKNVFKDSVTESVKQADGTWLVDKIFTVNVYDDLKPVFQVLKGTEVILSVSETDMPTIEDIDSWKTVSLEAGDKLTYVDMTTSGEPDARTWTFKGGDKDKSSADSVDVLYNSLGDFVAGDITSSRKEPKPKGEVIKLIPLKIKVIPSTKPFVLNGGLKEDATEVISFKLTGEIGVLAASEKDNFTVNVANTTAGFNQNIAVQSVAINSEDATQIDITLAAPIYNSDVVTVAYTSGDIQSVDSRVLESFENKKVVMYFEGAMNIPGYTGYEQEWGGSGNQFKKANTEGYFAQHNKNNEGGPLYYWRDDAMSYQGNSSMKFETTASGIPAIARLQGAGFTTLSPVTAGTYIPSVWVYIENSTVMSSIQFSFNADSDATFNFDISATEKGKWVKLTLPEITLGGINSGRFDLNIENTGQDDAIVQKLWLDNFDLLIIEPR; encoded by the coding sequence ATGAAAAAAATAGGAATTGTATTAATGTTGATACTGTCGGCATTTGGATGTAGTGAAAATGAATATGATGCACCTTATGGAGATTTCTCTAGTTTTACTTGGATAGCAACACAAAATACTACCACAGGAGATTATGTAGTGGCACTTAATCAATTTATAGGACTATATGATGTTTCTACGAATGCGGTAAGCCATAGCTGGAGTATACCAGAGGGTACTAGTTCTTTGTCTAAAGAGTTTTCTTCGGATAATTCAATCTATTCAGATTTTATAGAAGCTACAGGGCCAACAAGTTTAGACGATCAGCAAATAAATGTGCTGTTTAATACACCAGGAATTAAAGAAATTGCACTTAAAAATGTTTTTAAAGATTCTGTAACTGAGTCTGTAAAACAAGCAGATGGTACTTGGTTGGTTGATAAAATATTTACGGTTAATGTTTATGATGATTTAAAACCGGTATTTCAGGTGCTTAAAGGTACAGAAGTAATTTTAAGTGTAAGCGAAACAGATATGCCAACTATTGAAGATATTGACTCTTGGAAAACTGTAAGTTTAGAAGCTGGCGATAAACTTACGTATGTAGATATGACTACTTCAGGAGAACCAGACGCTAGAACATGGACATTTAAAGGAGGAGATAAAGATAAAAGCAGTGCAGATTCTGTAGATGTTTTATATAATAGTTTAGGAGATTTTGTAGCAGGAGATATTACTTCTAGTAGAAAAGAACCAAAACCAAAAGGAGAAGTAATAAAATTAATTCCTTTAAAAATTAAAGTAATTCCATCTACAAAACCTTTTGTACTTAATGGAGGTTTAAAAGAAGATGCAACAGAAGTTATTTCTTTTAAACTTACAGGAGAAATAGGCGTTTTAGCTGCATCAGAAAAAGATAATTTTACTGTAAATGTAGCAAATACAACAGCAGGTTTCAATCAAAATATTGCGGTGCAATCAGTTGCAATTAATAGTGAAGATGCAACGCAAATAGATATAACATTAGCAGCACCAATTTATAATAGTGATGTGGTTACTGTTGCTTATACTTCGGGCGATATACAATCTGTAGATTCTAGAGTTTTAGAAAGCTTCGAGAACAAAAAAGTTGTTATGTATTTTGAAGGAGCTATGAATATACCAGGTTATACGGGCTATGAACAAGAATGGGGTGGTTCTGGTAATCAATTTAAAAAAGCAAATACAGAAGGGTATTTTGCACAACATAACAAAAATAATGAAGGTGGCCCATTATATTATTGGAGAGATGATGCTATGTCTTATCAAGGTAATAGTTCTATGAAGTTCGAAACTACAGCTAGCGGAATTCCTGCAATTGCAAGATTACAAGGAGCTGGTTTTACAACTTTAAGCCCTGTAACTGCAGGTACATATATTCCTTCTGTTTGGGTTTATATCGAAAATTCTACTGTTATGAGTTCTATTCAGTTTTCTTTTAATGCAGATTCTGATGCAACTTTTAATTTTGATATTTCAGCAACAGAAAAAGGGAAATGGGTAAAACTTACGTTACCAGAAATAACTTTAGGAGGTATTAATTCTGGTAGATTCGATCTTAATATCGAAAATACAGGTCAAGATGATGCTATCGTTCAAAAACTATGGTTAGATAATTTTGATTTATTAATTATCGAACCTAGATAA
- a CDS encoding RagB/SusD family nutrient uptake outer membrane protein, producing MKTYIAKTISLTVMFLTLFSCDSYLEEVNPNEISADIYWSTLEESETNLISVYGAMLNEYIVNARVESWRSDEGYPGGRFNDRSPADGQDVSLFAKNWYEHKINENTNELQLRWNALYQVIFRANQVIEGLNGMTDDLKSQEKWTLQMGQARFFRGLAHFYLHSVFKQGKIIIRDVNPVKPADFAKAASESAEVIAFFRKDLEYAYINLPGQMLPKTKVDAGAAGTILGMSYLYEGDYAVAKDYFDDIINNKKKDYGYALVQDASILFTKAGDFNSESIFEINYSMHKAEDNSFNEDDFITRSARYSAPRSGGGSSNLETFTAAAWLIHAYASDEMDPTDPRNTVTDRAGVVRLRKVSLRNSAMLAVVNDEDTEYYQSPSAAILQNFKTSGKYGYFKKYTNHDITNDENTLGVNSWQSGKNVVLNRLSGVYLMMAECLNETGDIAGALSYTNAVRKRWGLLALEGAAYDSQEEVRTRLQLFEYPMELCVEGFSTRNIDLRRWGIAKERYTALSERNFYATDYEYLNEEATGTGTRTASLVREGISTIETDFQIVPEFSAAAEFYTDGYLPYPASETINNPKISN from the coding sequence ATGAAAACATATATAGCTAAAACAATTTCTTTAACGGTAATGTTTTTAACATTATTTTCATGTGATTCATATTTAGAAGAAGTGAATCCGAATGAAATATCTGCAGACATTTATTGGTCTACCTTAGAAGAGTCTGAAACTAATTTAATTTCGGTGTATGGTGCCATGTTAAATGAGTATATCGTAAATGCACGTGTAGAATCTTGGAGATCAGATGAAGGATATCCTGGTGGTCGTTTTAATGACAGGTCTCCAGCAGATGGTCAAGATGTATCTCTTTTTGCTAAGAATTGGTACGAACACAAGATAAACGAAAACACCAACGAATTACAACTAAGATGGAATGCTTTGTATCAAGTTATTTTTAGAGCAAATCAAGTAATAGAAGGTTTAAACGGGATGACTGATGATTTAAAAAGTCAAGAAAAATGGACTTTACAAATGGGACAAGCACGTTTTTTTAGAGGCTTAGCACATTTCTATTTGCATTCAGTTTTTAAACAAGGAAAAATTATTATTAGAGATGTAAATCCGGTAAAACCTGCCGATTTTGCAAAAGCAGCATCAGAATCTGCAGAAGTAATCGCTTTTTTTAGAAAAGATTTAGAATATGCTTATATCAATTTACCTGGACAAATGTTGCCAAAAACAAAAGTAGATGCAGGTGCAGCCGGTACTATTTTAGGAATGAGTTATTTGTATGAAGGAGATTATGCCGTAGCCAAAGATTATTTTGATGATATTATTAATAATAAAAAGAAAGATTACGGATACGCTTTAGTACAAGATGCAAGTATCCTATTTACAAAAGCAGGTGATTTTAACTCAGAATCTATTTTTGAAATTAATTATAGTATGCATAAAGCAGAAGATAATTCTTTTAATGAAGACGATTTTATTACAAGAAGTGCAAGATATTCAGCACCAAGAAGTGGTGGTGGGTCAAGTAATTTAGAAACTTTTACAGCTGCAGCATGGTTAATTCATGCGTATGCTAGTGATGAAATGGATCCTACTGATCCAAGGAATACGGTAACAGATAGAGCAGGTGTTGTAAGGCTAAGAAAAGTTTCTTTAAGAAATTCTGCTATGCTTGCTGTTGTAAATGATGAAGATACAGAGTATTATCAATCACCATCGGCTGCTATTTTACAAAATTTTAAGACCTCAGGTAAATATGGTTATTTTAAAAAGTACACCAATCATGATATTACTAATGATGAAAATACATTAGGTGTTAATAGTTGGCAATCTGGTAAAAATGTTGTTTTAAACCGTTTGTCTGGTGTTTATTTAATGATGGCAGAATGTTTAAATGAAACGGGAGATATTGCTGGTGCTTTGTCATATACCAATGCAGTACGTAAACGTTGGGGACTTTTAGCCTTAGAAGGTGCAGCGTATGATTCTCAAGAAGAAGTAAGAACACGTTTACAATTATTTGAATATCCTATGGAATTATGTGTAGAAGGTTTTTCTACAAGAAATATTGATTTACGTAGATGGGGAATTGCTAAAGAGCGTTACACGGCATTAAGTGAAAGAAATTTTTATGCTACGGATTATGAGTATTTAAACGAAGAAGCTACAGGAACAGGAACAAGAACAGCTAGTTTGGTAAGAGAAGGTATCAGTACAATTGAAACCGATTTTCAAATAGTACCAGAATTTTCAGCAGCAGCAGAATTTTATACTGATGGGTATTTACCATATCCTGCAAGTGAAACCATAAATAATCCAAAAATTTCTAACTAA
- a CDS encoding arylsulfatase: MKIKLILWGAFVFIIAISCAQEKESKKVLVKQKQPNIIYILADDMGIGDLGTYGQTKIYTPNLDLLAERGMKFTQHYSGSAVCAPSRSTLMTGQHTGHTPIRGNRQLVEDEEGQVPLPKNSVTIAEILKEAGYVTGMFGKWGLGFGEGDPNNQGFDEFYGYNDQKLAHRYYPPYLNHNQKIDSLEGNDWTHKVTYSPDKIRDHRLQFLEDNKDKPFFAYVPLVLPHVELISPNDSIFKMYDGKFKETAYTADNKYTSDYGSNIVAYEYSPCDKPKATYASMVTRIDAYVGEIIAKIEELGLTNNTIIMFASDNGPSPEGGTNPDFFDSNSKFRGYKRDLYEGGIRAPFIVVWPHKIVAGSVTDHISTFWDVLPTITEITNTKNPKEIDGISFLPTLLDKKAQEQHAHLYWEFNIRGGRKAIRKGNWKGVWNDINKKKQGVFELYDLSKDVSETIDVASLHPEIVSELKQLMEDSSTESVLFPFK; this comes from the coding sequence ATGAAGATTAAATTAATTTTATGGGGTGCCTTTGTTTTTATAATTGCAATTTCTTGTGCACAAGAAAAAGAGAGTAAGAAAGTTTTGGTTAAACAGAAGCAACCAAATATCATTTATATTTTAGCAGATGATATGGGTATTGGAGATTTAGGAACTTATGGTCAAACAAAAATTTACACTCCAAACCTAGACCTTTTAGCTGAGAGAGGTATGAAGTTTACGCAACATTATAGCGGTTCTGCTGTTTGTGCACCTTCTCGTTCAACTTTAATGACAGGTCAACATACAGGCCATACGCCAATTAGGGGAAATAGACAGTTGGTAGAAGATGAAGAAGGTCAAGTTCCTTTGCCAAAAAACTCGGTAACCATTGCAGAAATTTTAAAAGAAGCAGGGTATGTAACTGGTATGTTTGGTAAATGGGGATTAGGTTTTGGAGAAGGAGATCCAAACAATCAAGGTTTTGATGAGTTTTACGGTTATAATGATCAAAAGTTAGCGCATCGTTATTATCCTCCTTATTTAAATCACAATCAAAAAATAGATTCTTTAGAGGGGAATGATTGGACACATAAAGTTACGTATTCTCCGGATAAAATTAGAGATCATAGACTTCAATTTTTAGAAGATAATAAAGATAAACCGTTCTTTGCTTATGTTCCTTTAGTATTGCCACATGTAGAACTTATTTCTCCAAACGATTCTATTTTTAAAATGTATGATGGTAAATTTAAAGAAACAGCTTATACCGCAGACAATAAATATACTTCAGATTATGGGTCAAATATAGTAGCTTATGAATATTCACCTTGTGATAAACCAAAAGCAACCTATGCTTCTATGGTAACAAGAATAGATGCCTATGTTGGTGAAATTATAGCAAAAATAGAAGAATTAGGGCTTACAAATAACACTATTATAATGTTTGCTAGTGATAATGGTCCATCTCCTGAAGGAGGAACGAATCCCGATTTTTTTGACAGTAATAGTAAGTTTAGAGGTTATAAAAGAGATTTGTATGAAGGCGGAATTAGAGCACCATTTATAGTGGTTTGGCCACATAAAATTGTAGCAGGAAGTGTAACAGATCATATTTCTACTTTTTGGGATGTTTTACCTACAATTACAGAGATTACGAATACTAAAAATCCGAAAGAAATTGACGGTATTTCTTTTTTGCCAACATTATTAGATAAAAAAGCACAAGAACAACACGCGCATTTATATTGGGAATTCAATATAAGAGGTGGTAGAAAGGCTATAAGAAAAGGAAACTGGAAAGGCGTTTGGAATGATATTAACAAAAAGAAACAAGGCGTTTTTGAATTATATGATTTATCTAAAGATGTTTCTGAAACTATAGATGTTGCTAGTTTACACCCAGAAATTGTGTCAGAATTAAAACAATTAATGGAAGATTCTAGTACCGAGTCCGTTCTTTTTCCTTTTAAATAG
- a CDS encoding SusC/RagA family TonB-linked outer membrane protein, protein MKLNFLLKNKILAYSLLSLFAVLFCSFDASAQRTTINGTVTDSADNTPLPGVSVVVKGTKRGVSTDFDGNFTIKAKIGETLVFAYLGMQNKEVEITKTQLNISLDSDTESLEEIVVVGYGTVKKKELTGAVNRVVTGDIDKFVTPDVASALQGQVAGVNVTASSGEPGEAANIQIRGVTSLIGSNTPLFVVNGIPQIGDPGLSPNEIESIDILKDAASTAIYGARGAAGVILITTKQGKAGQMNVGFNYTFGLQTVGDEATPLMNTEGQLFYEVNRNAYTAISFDHIVARYPEWINNDNKFDDYVLNRYAEVKNYDFSVSGGAEKFTYNVVGSLFDQDGSIVNSNFKRYNGRASTTYNTDNWKIDGSLSFTIEKRKRSSAGLIVQAGRYKPYYPAIDPDEESVDGSAIGGVRTPSVALNQALRQLDNSNRDRINASLSVNRKLSESLDFITRVGVSVTNDIRNIFKPSFSLYDLENDEVITDDTRSGVIAIASRTNKFSWDASLNYKKKFGNHSIGATVALALEEDNHQSFDASIQGVSNNNLLVLDGGTINQLVNSGYNPDISGTTDNYNKKTVGTIGRLQYNYKGKYLVSALARYDGSSRFGSEYRWGTFPSISAAWNVSDEDFWEPIKATVNSLKVRLSHGTVGNDSFADYEYASTIAPFGDYVFDEGDSGEEFGTSIISYANADVKWETSVSNNVGVDLSFLRNKITVTADYYNTKKRDMLFPVTLPGSAGAYYDNILVLNIGDMENKGFEFATNYRGKVGESNLRLGATFTTNSNKITKMQDGVTIVPNNGVRLVNETTESTVSFIAVGREAGSFFLYETNGVVQTDEQLAAYRSLEGREDAEKGDLIYVDTNNDGKINNSDRVYKGSGLPDFEYGLNLNWNYKSFDLSMNWYGTVGAEVLNGNKAASYNYERHQDLKNMWTPNNPTSQIPIFRGDASDHYNYSGLTDYWLENGDYLRLKQISLGYTLSEEVTSKIGLDKFRFFLTAQNALTFTKYSGYDPEVGSNNVARRGIDNSRYPLAAIYSFGLNINF, encoded by the coding sequence ATGAAATTAAACTTTTTATTAAAAAACAAAATATTAGCATATAGCCTACTAAGCTTATTTGCTGTATTGTTCTGTAGTTTTGATGCCAGTGCACAAAGAACTACAATAAATGGTACTGTAACAGATAGTGCAGATAATACTCCTTTACCGGGAGTTTCTGTGGTCGTTAAAGGTACAAAGAGAGGTGTAAGTACAGATTTTGATGGTAATTTTACTATTAAAGCTAAAATAGGAGAAACTTTAGTGTTTGCTTATTTAGGCATGCAGAATAAAGAGGTAGAAATTACAAAAACACAATTAAATATTTCTTTAGATTCAGATACAGAATCTTTAGAAGAAATTGTGGTGGTTGGTTACGGAACTGTTAAGAAAAAAGAATTAACGGGAGCTGTAAATAGAGTGGTTACTGGAGATATAGATAAGTTTGTAACACCAGATGTTGCCTCTGCATTACAAGGGCAAGTTGCAGGTGTAAATGTTACAGCTAGTTCAGGAGAACCAGGTGAAGCAGCAAATATTCAAATTAGAGGGGTAACTTCATTAATTGGTTCAAATACACCATTATTTGTTGTAAATGGTATTCCTCAAATTGGTGATCCAGGATTAAGTCCTAATGAAATTGAAAGTATCGATATTTTAAAAGATGCTGCATCTACAGCTATATATGGTGCAAGAGGAGCTGCGGGGGTTATTTTAATAACTACCAAACAAGGAAAAGCAGGGCAAATGAATGTTGGTTTTAATTATACTTTTGGTTTACAGACTGTTGGAGATGAGGCAACCCCTTTAATGAATACAGAAGGACAATTGTTTTATGAAGTAAATAGAAATGCATATACTGCCATTAGTTTTGATCATATTGTTGCGCGTTACCCAGAATGGATTAATAACGATAATAAATTTGATGACTATGTATTAAATAGATATGCAGAGGTTAAAAATTATGATTTTAGTGTTTCTGGTGGTGCAGAAAAATTCACATACAATGTTGTAGGTAGTTTATTTGATCAAGATGGTTCTATTGTAAATTCAAACTTTAAAAGATACAACGGTAGAGCAAGTACAACGTATAATACAGATAATTGGAAAATAGATGGAAGTTTATCTTTTACCATCGAAAAAAGAAAAAGATCTAGTGCGGGTCTAATCGTTCAAGCAGGTAGATATAAACCATATTACCCAGCAATAGATCCTGATGAAGAATCTGTAGATGGTAGTGCAATTGGTGGTGTTAGAACTCCTTCTGTAGCCTTAAATCAAGCACTTAGACAATTAGATAATAGTAATAGAGATCGTATCAATGCAAGTTTAAGTGTAAATAGAAAATTATCAGAATCGTTAGACTTTATTACAAGAGTAGGGGTTTCTGTTACGAATGATATCAGAAATATTTTTAAACCAAGTTTTTCTTTATATGATTTAGAAAATGATGAAGTAATAACTGATGACACAAGAAGTGGAGTCATTGCCATTGCTTCTAGAACGAATAAGTTTAGTTGGGATGCCAGCTTAAATTATAAAAAGAAATTTGGTAATCATAGTATTGGGGCTACAGTAGCATTGGCTTTAGAGGAAGATAATCATCAATCTTTTGACGCTTCTATTCAGGGAGTTTCTAATAATAATTTATTGGTGTTAGATGGAGGTACTATAAACCAATTAGTAAACAGTGGTTATAATCCAGATATTTCTGGAACTACTGATAATTACAATAAAAAAACGGTAGGTACTATTGGAAGGTTGCAGTATAATTATAAAGGAAAGTATTTAGTATCTGCATTGGCAAGATACGATGGTTCTTCTAGGTTTGGATCTGAATATAGATGGGGGACTTTCCCTTCTATTTCTGCAGCATGGAATGTTTCTGATGAAGATTTTTGGGAACCAATAAAAGCTACAGTTAATAGTCTTAAAGTAAGGTTAAGTCATGGTACTGTTGGTAACGATAGTTTTGCAGATTATGAATATGCTAGTACAATTGCTCCTTTTGGAGATTATGTTTTTGATGAAGGCGATAGTGGAGAAGAATTTGGAACATCAATTATATCTTATGCAAATGCAGATGTAAAATGGGAAACTTCTGTATCTAATAACGTTGGTGTAGATCTTTCTTTTTTAAGAAATAAAATTACAGTTACTGCAGATTACTACAATACTAAAAAAAGAGATATGTTATTCCCTGTAACATTGCCTGGTTCTGCAGGTGCATATTATGATAATATTTTAGTTTTAAATATTGGAGATATGGAAAACAAAGGGTTTGAATTTGCTACAAACTATAGAGGAAAAGTTGGTGAAAGTAATTTAAGATTGGGAGCTACTTTTACAACCAATAGCAACAAGATTACAAAAATGCAAGATGGTGTTACTATTGTGCCTAATAACGGTGTAAGATTGGTAAATGAAACAACCGAATCTACAGTGTCATTTATTGCAGTTGGTCGTGAGGCTGGTTCTTTCTTTTTATATGAAACCAACGGTGTGGTACAAACAGATGAGCAACTTGCAGCATATAGATCCTTAGAAGGAAGAGAAGATGCAGAAAAAGGAGACTTAATTTATGTTGATACTAACAATGATGGAAAAATAAACAATTCTGATAGGGTTTATAAAGGTAGTGGATTGCCAGATTTTGAATATGGTCTTAATTTAAACTGGAATTATAAAAGTTTCGATTTATCGATGAATTGGTATGGTACCGTTGGTGCAGAAGTATTAAATGGTAATAAAGCAGCTTCTTATAATTATGAGCGTCATCAAGATTTAAAGAATATGTGGACACCAAACAACCCAACTTCTCAAATACCAATCTTTAGAGGTGATGCTTCTGATCATTATAATTATTCTGGACTTACAGATTACTGGTTAGAAAATGGAGATTATTTAAGGTTGAAGCAAATCTCATTAGGGTATACGCTATCTGAAGAGGTTACTTCTAAAATTGGTCTAGATAAATTTAGATTTTTTCTAACAGCACAAAATGCACTTACGTTTACAAAATATTCTGGATATGATCCAGAAGTTGGCTCTAACAATGTTGCCAGAAGAGGTATAGACAACTCAAGATATCCGCTTGCAGCAATATATAGTTTCGGTTTAAATATTAATTTTTAA
- a CDS encoding sulfatase family protein, with protein sequence MRIVKLNFLLVFTFVFAIGCKNQPEKKEVKKTEQKPNIVVIYLDDLGYGDISAYGATELQTPNIDALASGGIKFTNGYASSATCTPSRYALLTGVYPWRNKDAKILPGTAPLLITTEQQTLPKMLKKQGYQTAIVGKWHLGLGTGVVNWNERVSPGPNEVGFESSYIMAATQDRVPTVYIKDGNVVGLDKNDPIEVSYKENFEGEPTAISNPEKTTMKWHHGHNNSIVNGIPRIGFMKGGDAAKWTDTDMADHFLAKAQNYIKTHKDKPFFLYYAMQQPHVPRTPHPRFLGTSGMGPRGDVILEADWVIGEFMNTLKEEGVLENTLVVFSSDNGPVLNDGYYDDAVEKLGKHDPKGGFRGGKYSIFEAGTRVPFITYWKGKIQPAVSDAIVCQMDLLASLANLTGTAETTTDSKDILNTLLGKSDTGRDNLVIEATGKTALRRGDWVYIPDYKGKNFREKVSIEVGNFPYEQLYNVKEDKGQQNNLAESNPEKLAEMKAIFVKLRGVDFTNGVKEVQFR encoded by the coding sequence ATGAGAATCGTTAAATTAAATTTTTTATTAGTTTTTACTTTCGTTTTTGCAATTGGGTGTAAAAATCAACCAGAGAAAAAAGAAGTAAAAAAGACTGAACAGAAACCAAATATTGTAGTTATCTATTTAGATGATTTAGGCTATGGAGATATCAGTGCTTACGGAGCTACAGAATTACAAACACCAAATATAGACGCATTAGCGTCTGGCGGAATTAAATTTACAAATGGGTATGCTTCTTCGGCAACGTGTACACCAAGTAGGTATGCTTTGTTAACAGGCGTGTATCCTTGGCGAAATAAAGATGCTAAAATTTTACCAGGAACAGCACCTTTGTTAATTACTACAGAGCAACAAACCTTACCAAAAATGTTAAAGAAACAAGGGTATCAAACTGCCATTGTTGGTAAATGGCATTTAGGTTTAGGAACCGGAGTTGTAAATTGGAACGAAAGAGTTTCTCCAGGTCCAAACGAAGTTGGTTTTGAAAGTTCATATATTATGGCTGCTACGCAGGATAGAGTTCCTACCGTTTATATAAAAGACGGAAACGTTGTTGGTTTAGATAAAAATGATCCTATCGAAGTAAGTTATAAAGAGAATTTTGAAGGAGAACCAACGGCAATCTCTAATCCAGAAAAGACAACGATGAAATGGCATCATGGTCATAACAATAGTATTGTAAACGGAATTCCAAGAATAGGGTTTATGAAAGGTGGTGATGCTGCAAAATGGACAGATACAGACATGGCAGATCATTTTTTAGCAAAGGCACAGAATTATATTAAAACACATAAAGACAAACCTTTCTTTTTATATTATGCAATGCAACAGCCACATGTGCCAAGAACGCCACATCCAAGATTTTTAGGTACATCTGGAATGGGACCAAGAGGAGATGTTATTTTAGAAGCAGATTGGGTAATTGGAGAATTTATGAATACTTTAAAAGAAGAAGGTGTTTTAGAAAATACATTAGTTGTTTTTTCTAGTGATAATGGCCCAGTTTTAAATGATGGTTATTATGATGATGCCGTAGAAAAATTAGGGAAACACGACCCTAAAGGAGGATTCAGAGGAGGTAAATATAGTATTTTTGAAGCAGGTACAAGAGTTCCTTTTATTACGTATTGGAAAGGGAAAATACAACCTGCAGTTTCAGATGCTATTGTTTGTCAGATGGATTTATTAGCTTCTCTTGCAAACTTAACAGGTACTGCAGAAACTACTACAGATAGTAAAGATATATTAAACACCTTGTTAGGTAAAAGTGATACAGGAAGAGATAATTTGGTAATTGAAGCTACAGGAAAAACAGCTTTAAGACGTGGAGATTGGGTATATATACCAGATTATAAAGGAAAAAACTTTAGAGAAAAAGTAAGTATTGAAGTTGGTAACTTTCCTTATGAGCAACTTTATAATGTAAAAGAAGACAAAGGGCAACAAAATAATTTAGCTGAATCTAATCCAGAAAAATTAGCAGAAATGAAAGCCATTTTTGTAAAGTTAAGAGGTGTCGATTTTACAAATGGAGTTAAAGAAGTACAATTTAGATAA